The nucleotide window GCCAGCAGCGTGCCCAGCGCAACCAGCAGGTTGCTGACGTTGAATGCGCCCATCAGGCGGCTTTCAATTTCCCCTTCGCCCCAGCTGGAGTCGAAGCGGAGGGTGGCACCGTTGTCGTGATACTTCACGTTAGTGGCTTTCAGCCAGCGCCCATGACAACCCGGCTGCAGGTTATCTTCCAGGGTCACGGCCACGGCGTCCGGCAGCTGTTGCAACCAGCGGCGGCCCACTTCATCATCGGCGTTGATAATCGCCTGGCCTACCTGATGCTCGGAGAACAGCAGCCATTTCGCGGCTTCGTAGCGCGTCATGTCGCCGTGATAATCGAGATGGTCGCGGCTCAGATTGGTAAAAGCAGCGGCAGCAAAAGGCAGCGCAGCCACACGGTGCTGAACCAGCCCATGAGAGGATATTTCCATGGCGGCCAGCGTCGCGCCCTGCTCAACCAGTGCGTGCAGCGTGTGCTGGATATCCACTGCCGATCCGGTGGTATTTTCCGTCGGCACAAGATGGCCATACAGTCCGTTGCCAACGGTTCCCATCACCGCGCCCGTTTCTCCCAAAAGCTGGCCCCACTGCGCCAGCAGCTGGGTGGTGGTGGTTTTCCCGTTGGTGCCGGTCACGCCAATCAGACGAAGTTTTTCGCCCGGCTGCTGATAGAAGCGGCCTGCCAGCGCGGAAAGACGCTGTGAAAGTTGTGCGAGATAAATGACCGGAACACCATGTTTTTCAGCGATATGACCATCTTCGGCCTCACCTTCCGCTTCGGCAATGACGGCAGCTACGCCCTGAGCGATAGCCTGTGAAATAAAGCGGCGCCCATCTGCCGCATGGCCTTTAATAGCGACAAACAGATCGCCGGATGCCGCCAGACGGCTGTCCAGGATCATTTCATGCAGCGCCCGCTCAGGTGCCGCAGGCACCCACGGGGCAAGTAAGTCGCGCAGGCTACGATCGGTCACTGGATCCCTCTCTTCTGTTCTCTGCCATCTCGTTTTTATCTGTCGGGGCGGGTGGCAGCGCATCAGGCTCGATGTTCATGGTGCGCAACACGCCGCCCATGATGGCGCCAAACACCGGTGCAGAGACTGCACCACCGTAATATTTGCCAGCCTGGGGATCGTTGATCACCACAACCAGCGCAAAACGAGGACGGCTTGCAGGCGCAACGCCTGCGGTATAAGCGATATATTTATTGACGTAACGCCCATCCGGCCCAACTTTCTTCGCCGTACCGGTCTTGATGGCGATGCGATAACCTTTGATAGCTGCCTTCACGCCGCCGCCGCCCGGGAGCGCTACGCTCTCCATCATGTGCATCACGGTACGAACCAGCTCTTCAGGGAAGACGCGCTGACCCGACACAGGCGGATCAACTTTGGTAATCGACAGCGGGCGGAAGACGCCATAGCTGCCGATCGTGGCGTAGACTCGCGCTAACTGTAACGGCGTTACCATTAGCCCATAGCCGAAAGAGAAGGTGGCCCTCTCTATGTCAGACCACCGTTGTTTTTGAGGATATAAGCCACTGCTTTCTCCGACCAACCCCAAATTGGTCGCCTTTCCCAATCCAAAGCGCGCGTAAGTATCTACCAGCGCTGAGGATGGCATCGCTAACGCCAGCTTTGACACACCGACGTTACTCGATTTCTGCAAAACCCCGGTCAGGGTCAGTTCGTTATAGCGCGCCACATCTTTGATTTCATGGCCGTTAACGCGATAAGGAACGGTATTCAGTACGCTATTTTCTTTTACCACACCGTGCTGCAGGGCGGTCATCACCACCATCGGCTTGACGGTTGAACCCGGCTCGAAGATGTCGGTGATGGCGCGGTTACGCATCACATCTTTGGTCGTACCGGTGAGGTTGTTCGGGTTATAAGCCGGACTGTTAGCCATCGCCAGCACTTCACCGGTATTAACATCCACCAGTACCGCCGTGCCAGACTCCGCTTTGTTAAAAGCAACGGCATTGTTGAGTTCGCGGTAGACCAGCGCCTGCAGGCGCTCATCAATGCTCAGGGCAAGATTGTGTGCAGCCCGGCTGTCCACAGAGGAGATATCTTCAATAACGCGGCCAAACCGGTCTTTACGCACCGTGCGCTCGCCGGGCTGGCCGGTCAGCCACTTATCAAAGCTTTTTTCAACGCCCTCAATGCCCTGACCATCAATGTTGGTAAAGCCGATCAGATGCGAGGTTACCTGGCCCGCCGGATAATAGCGGCGGGACTCTTCACGCAGGAAGATACCAGGCAGCTTAAGCTTTTTGATGTAGTCGCCAATTGCCGGGTTCACCT belongs to Erwinia pyri and includes:
- the murE gene encoding UDP-N-acetylmuramoyl-L-alanyl-D-glutamate--2,6-diaminopimelate ligase yields the protein MTDRSLRDLLAPWVPAAPERALHEMILDSRLAASGDLFVAIKGHAADGRRFISQAIAQGVAAVIAEAEGEAEDGHIAEKHGVPVIYLAQLSQRLSALAGRFYQQPGEKLRLIGVTGTNGKTTTTQLLAQWGQLLGETGAVMGTVGNGLYGHLVPTENTTGSAVDIQHTLHALVEQGATLAAMEISSHGLVQHRVAALPFAAAAFTNLSRDHLDYHGDMTRYEAAKWLLFSEHQVGQAIINADDEVGRRWLQQLPDAVAVTLEDNLQPGCHGRWLKATNVKYHDNGATLRFDSSWGEGEIESRLMGAFNVSNLLVALGTLLALGYPLASLIATGSQLQPVTGRMEVFNAPGKPTVVVDYAHTPDALEKALEAARLHCTGKLWCVFGCGGDRDKGKRPLMGAIAEQFSDIVVITDDNPRSEDPAAIVADILSGLLDAGRARVVSGRAEAVTNTVMQAQEGDIVLVAGKGHEDYQIVGTRRLDYSDRNTVARLLGVMA
- a CDS encoding peptidoglycan glycosyltransferase FtsI, whose protein sequence is MKPAAKKLKRNEDQASFVSWRFALLCGCILLALGGLLSRVAYLQVINPDKLVREGDMRSLRVQAVPTARGMITDRAGRPLAVSVPVNAIWADPKELHDKGGITLDSRWKALSDALSIPLDQLAARVNANPKGRFVYLARQVNPAIGDYIKKLKLPGIFLREESRRYYPAGQVTSHLIGFTNIDGQGIEGVEKSFDKWLTGQPGERTVRKDRFGRVIEDISSVDSRAAHNLALSIDERLQALVYRELNNAVAFNKAESGTAVLVDVNTGEVLAMANSPAYNPNNLTGTTKDVMRNRAITDIFEPGSTVKPMVVMTALQHGVVKENSVLNTVPYRVNGHEIKDVARYNELTLTGVLQKSSNVGVSKLALAMPSSALVDTYARFGLGKATNLGLVGESSGLYPQKQRWSDIERATFSFGYGLMVTPLQLARVYATIGSYGVFRPLSITKVDPPVSGQRVFPEELVRTVMHMMESVALPGGGGVKAAIKGYRIAIKTGTAKKVGPDGRYVNKYIAYTAGVAPASRPRFALVVVINDPQAGKYYGGAVSAPVFGAIMGGVLRTMNIEPDALPPAPTDKNEMAENRREGSSDRS